The stretch of DNA GCCATTACCTAAGTCTGATGGCAGAAAATTTCGTTAATGAGCGTTTAAATGTGACGCCTGAAACGGTTGATGCCAACCACAAGCGCTTACTGTCTTTTGTGAACCATCAAAAGTACACCCAGATACTTAGGCTTTTAACGAATGAGGCGAAAGTCATTAAAGCCAAAAAGATGTCTTCTACGTTTGATATCACCGAAATTAAAACGAACCCCAATCAACTTACCGCTGTTGTTTCTGGGGTATTGAAACGCTATGTGGGGCTTCAATCGCTAAGCGATGAACGTAAAACCTACCTCTTGCAGTTTCAATATAAAGACAGTCGCTTATCCATCATTAAGTTTTCGCCTTTTAAGGATTTCAATCATGCGTAAACCATTAAGTGTCGCATTAGCATTAATATCTACGATGACTATGGGAGCTAATAGTATCCCGGTGAAAGAGAATAGTGACATCGCATTGACGCTTTCTCAAAATAATTACAACCGCATTGTAGTGAAGAACGATAAAATCATAGAAGCAGTATTTCCACCCAATAGCATGGCCATCAAACGCGACGAGCAAGATGGTTCTGTTTATGTGATGTTGTCTGCGACTAATCCCTTTACTTTGTTTTTAACTACTGAGAAAGGCACGCATTTTTCTGTCACATTAAATGGTGAAGAGTCATTAGGCAAAACGATTGAGTTGGTTTCACCACCACAACCCAAAGTTGTCGCCTATCAAGCTAACACTATAAAAGAAAATACGAAAACGATAACTCAGGAGGCCGTACCCGAAGCAATTCTTGCTCTACTCACCCACATGGAGCAACATAAACCTTTTGCTGATGTGCGTATAAAACGTCAATTTGGAAAAGCACAGCGCTGGTCAAAAGGATTAACCCTCCTACCTAAAGAGTCCTGGGATGGTAAGCTTTTGAAGGGTGAAACCATCGAGTTATATAACAGGGGCAAGGAGCCTTTGGAGTTGTCTCAAGAATGGTTTGCGAAAGTTGGAACATTAGCGATTAAGTTCTCAAAGCCATCTATTGCGCCTGGTGAAAAAGCCATGTTGTATCGGGTTCAGGGAGTACGTCATGGCTAACTGGCAATGGAATAAAAAAGTTAAAGGGCGTCAAGTTCGTACCTTAATTGGAGTTGGATGCATCGTTTTCTTCATCATCGCCACGATGATTGTCTTGTTGGCAGAGGGTCATCCTAAAAAAACGACCACTACAAAAAATTCAGTCGATTTAACAGGAATTGTAGAGGATTCGTTTACCGATGCGGTTGCAGACCAAGCCTTGACCTCCCAGCAAACAGAACTTGAATCATTAAAAAAACAGATAGGTGAATTAACGCAAAACATTAAAGCTATGGGTGAAGCACATCAAAAAGAATTGCAAGCGCAGAAAGAAGAACTCACAGCACAAGTACACGCGCTGGCTTTAGCCAATCAGGAAAAACAAAGTCATTTGGAACACCAAAACAATCCTTCTGAATTAAACGAAGTACAAAACCCACAACTGTGGCATAACCCCAATACCTATGCCATGAACACGATGATGAATAGTGGCACTACTTTATCGGATGCAGCCCCTCGCATTCACACAGTCTCATTTCGACCTAAACGACGCATGAAAAAACCACACCCTAATTTTTATCTCAACCCTGCTCATTATGTTCCATCCAATACCTCAGTACGCGCAGTGATTTTAGGCGGTGCGGATGCCGATGCATCAGTGAATGGCCAGTCGAAAAACAATGGCGTGATGCTCTTTAAATTTTTGGAAGATGGCACATTGCCTAATGGCCAGCGTTCACGCTTAAGAGGGTGTCGCGTCAGCGCCAATTCCTACGGAGATATTTCCAGTGAGCGTGCGTTTGCCACATTGTATCGTCTGTCGTGTGCTCATCCTGGCCAGCCCATTATTGATAAGGAGGTTACTGGGTGGGTGTTTTTCAATGGCAAGGTTGGAATTAAAGGCAAGCCTTTGATGCGAGATAACAAGGTCATGACTTGGGCGGGTGTAAGTGGTGCCTTATCTGGAGTTGCCTCTGCTGCACAATACGCCCAAAGCGTCCAAGCCATTGGACCGTATGGCGCAACATCAGTTGTACCCAGCAGTCAAATCGCGCCCTTTGCAGCCTATGGAGGTGCCTCCAAAGCAGCAGATACCTTGTCGGCATACTATGTCAAACGCGCAGAGCAATACCATCCTGTCATTCAAGTAGGCTCGGGCAATGTAGTCACCGTGGTCTTTAAAGACGGATTTTACTTAGAGCCCGATGAAGATAAGAGTCAGCACGCAATGAATCAAGTAAAAGCCCAACACGAAACACAAGGATTGATTGCATCTCAAGACGAAAATCCAACTTCTGAGATGAACTTTACAGTTCCTCCCGAAGTCTTGGGGCGTATTGAGCGCCTAAATACCTTAAATCGAAATGAAACAGGAGGTTTACGATGAGGTCTGGTTTACTTTGTTTCATTTCAATACTGAGCGCATTGCTTACAGGATGCAGTACGATGAACTCCAATTTCAGTTGTAATGCTACAGCGGGGGATAGTTGTTTAACAATCGAGCAGGTCGATGCCATGACCCGTTTCGCCGATGATGCAAAACCCAATTCTGTAAGACGCGGCATGATGAAAGCAGAACACACTATCCCAAACCACCAAGGGAAAATCATCCAACAAAATAACAGTCAATCGTTGTGGGTTGCAACACGCCTTAAGGAGCAATCATGGGTTTAGACTTCACTGTTTGGCGTGATAAAGCGCGTCATTTATTGCATCGAACCAGCCAGATGCTTGGAGAAACTTCAGGAATTAAACCCGCATCTCTTAGTGCGCAGGGTCAAGCGCATGAGTCAATAACCATGGATTTACCCTCTATTAAAGGGCTTTTACCTTATGAAACGGTGAACGAAGCCGGTTTTTTTGTTAATCGCAATTCGATGGGTTTTGGTTTACAGCTTTCGCCGATGTCTGGTGCCGATGAGTCATTAATGAACAGTCTGGCGCAACTTTTTAAAAACAAGCTGACGGTTGATACGGATTGCACCGTATTGATGTACAAACACCCATGGCTTGAGGGGCGACTTGCCCAAAACTACGCGTCCATTTTAAAACAAGGCGGGATTTATGCCGAGCTTGCACGACTTAGCCTTAAATATCATCTGAATGCCATTAAAAAAGGATATAAAAATGGCCGTAACGTACCCGCGGGTTTAAGTGATTATTGTTGTTATCTTTTTATTTCCAGGCCAATGCAATCCGATGTCGAAGAACAGCTTCAGCTGTTGCAAGCCGATTTTGAATCAGAACTTAAAGTGTCAGGATTTGGGTTTAGGCGACTTGAGGCAGATGAGTTTAAGATATTGATGCGTGCATTAATTTCGCCTGATTTCAACACGCTCTCTTGGCCAGTAATTAATGAATCCAATGGATTGATTGCAGAGTCCATACCCACTCCCTCCACGGTAATCGAAATTGAAGATGAAGCAATCGGGGTCTCCCTTGCTGATTTAAAAGGAGAGAGTCAAAGAACACGCATTGTGAATTGTGAGGTGAGTAGCTATCCGAGTAAGCCATTTGCTCTGTGGCAAACACCGGATTTGTTCGCTAATCTGTTGGATACGGAGCAGGGCATTCAATGTCCCTTTTTGATTTCTTTTACTATTCGAGGCGTGAATCAGGAAAAGATGAAGGCAAAAGCAAAAGCTCGTGCAAAATCCCTAAGCGCCAATAACAATGCGGTTCAATCCTTTATCAATCCCTCCATTCGTGAAGAAACAGCCGAATGGCAGTTGGTGCATGAGCACGCATCCAAGGGCGAATTGCATCTTTTGCCTTCCTTTTACAATGTCGTGCTGTATACCACTGAAAGCAAAGAACGCGAGCATGTTGCCAAATCGATTGCGAGTTTCAGGCATTTAGGATTTACGCTCACTCAAAGTCGTTGCAAACAATGGTTGCGATTTTTAGGCAGTCTTCCTTTTATGCTCACGGAGGGACTTTTTTCAAGCCTTGAGCTGTTGGGTATGACTAAAAAACTAAGCCATTTCAATGTCGCAAATCTTCTGCCTGTTGTTGCGGATTTTAAGGGCGCAGGGCAGGGGCTCATTGTACCTACGTACCGGCATCAACTGTTTTATTTAAATACCTTTGATGACAGGGCATTGCCGATTACCAATTTCAATCGCCTCACCGTGGCTTCTACAGGCGCTGGTAAATCCTTCTTTGAACAGGCGCAAATTTTAGACGGATTATCACGGGGACAGCAGATTTTTGTCATTGATTTAGGCGGCTCCTACAAGCATCTATGTAAGATGGTGGGTGGCAGCTATATTGATGCATCCACACTGGCGCTTAATCCATTTACGCTGTTTGATTTTGATGGGATGACGGAGATTAATGGGCAGGCACTCAATGATTCCATTCAAATTAGGGATTTGTTGGCGATTATGGCAAGCCCTCATGAGGCTTTAGGAGAAGTACAAAAGGCGTG from Fluoribacter dumoffii NY 23 encodes:
- the traE gene encoding type IV conjugative transfer system protein TraE — its product is MDFKSYQSRLSQLSARFNLMVVLVFGLLVSNVLLSCFLNKAWNHHTIEVTPFSGNPGYFKSATRVDGHYLSLMAENFVNERLNVTPETVDANHKRLLSFVNHQKYTQILRLLTNEAKVIKAKKMSSTFDITEIKTNPNQLTAVVSGVLKRYVGLQSLSDERKTYLLQFQYKDSRLSIIKFSPFKDFNHA
- the traK gene encoding type-F conjugative transfer system secretin TraK; the protein is MRKPLSVALALISTMTMGANSIPVKENSDIALTLSQNNYNRIVVKNDKIIEAVFPPNSMAIKRDEQDGSVYVMLSATNPFTLFLTTEKGTHFSVTLNGEESLGKTIELVSPPQPKVVAYQANTIKENTKTITQEAVPEAILALLTHMEQHKPFADVRIKRQFGKAQRWSKGLTLLPKESWDGKLLKGETIELYNRGKEPLELSQEWFAKVGTLAIKFSKPSIAPGEKAMLYRVQGVRHG
- a CDS encoding TrbI/VirB10 family protein encodes the protein MANWQWNKKVKGRQVRTLIGVGCIVFFIIATMIVLLAEGHPKKTTTTKNSVDLTGIVEDSFTDAVADQALTSQQTELESLKKQIGELTQNIKAMGEAHQKELQAQKEELTAQVHALALANQEKQSHLEHQNNPSELNEVQNPQLWHNPNTYAMNTMMNSGTTLSDAAPRIHTVSFRPKRRMKKPHPNFYLNPAHYVPSNTSVRAVILGGADADASVNGQSKNNGVMLFKFLEDGTLPNGQRSRLRGCRVSANSYGDISSERAFATLYRLSCAHPGQPIIDKEVTGWVFFNGKVGIKGKPLMRDNKVMTWAGVSGALSGVASAAQYAQSVQAIGPYGATSVVPSSQIAPFAAYGGASKAADTLSAYYVKRAEQYHPVIQVGSGNVVTVVFKDGFYLEPDEDKSQHAMNQVKAQHETQGLIASQDENPTSEMNFTVPPEVLGRIERLNTLNRNETGGLR
- a CDS encoding conjugal transfer protein; the protein is MNSNFSCNATAGDSCLTIEQVDAMTRFADDAKPNSVRRGMMKAEHTIPNHQGKIIQQNNSQSLWVATRLKEQSWV
- the traC gene encoding type IV secretion system protein TraC, which translates into the protein MGLDFTVWRDKARHLLHRTSQMLGETSGIKPASLSAQGQAHESITMDLPSIKGLLPYETVNEAGFFVNRNSMGFGLQLSPMSGADESLMNSLAQLFKNKLTVDTDCTVLMYKHPWLEGRLAQNYASILKQGGIYAELARLSLKYHLNAIKKGYKNGRNVPAGLSDYCCYLFISRPMQSDVEEQLQLLQADFESELKVSGFGFRRLEADEFKILMRALISPDFNTLSWPVINESNGLIAESIPTPSTVIEIEDEAIGVSLADLKGESQRTRIVNCEVSSYPSKPFALWQTPDLFANLLDTEQGIQCPFLISFTIRGVNQEKMKAKAKARAKSLSANNNAVQSFINPSIREETAEWQLVHEHASKGELHLLPSFYNVVLYTTESKEREHVAKSIASFRHLGFTLTQSRCKQWLRFLGSLPFMLTEGLFSSLELLGMTKKLSHFNVANLLPVVADFKGAGQGLIVPTYRHQLFYLNTFDDRALPITNFNRLTVASTGAGKSFFEQAQILDGLSRGQQIFVIDLGGSYKHLCKMVGGSYIDASTLALNPFTLFDFDGMTEINGQALNDSIQIRDLLAIMASPHEALGEVQKAWLLDAVTECWKVHGRRAKMDDVLSALQRMLKRPQFQGDQRLKDLTVLLGKYGSQGIYGHLFNSETPLLNSSDFVVLEMGELESNPELLTIVMFVMIVIIQGQFYHSHRKREKRCVIDEAWRFLARGSNPVCASFIEQGFRTARKHRGGFAVITQNLLDTMNTIQGRAIAASSDTKIMMRQGSLKHYLEENPKHFSPLEARVVESFGEAKTQGFSNLMIQFGNVTTFHRYFCDPFSRVLFSTSGEEVSDIESLTNQGVTLSDAIQCVAQKYYGEELCD